The Geotrypetes seraphini chromosome 6, aGeoSer1.1, whole genome shotgun sequence genome includes a window with the following:
- the LOC117362319 gene encoding LOW QUALITY PROTEIN: olfactory receptor 51E2-like (The sequence of the model RefSeq protein was modified relative to this genomic sequence to represent the inferred CDS: inserted 2 bases in 1 codon; deleted 2 bases in 1 codon): MTFSNTTLLSHSTFILIGIPGLEGAHIWIAFPLCSIYIITLLGNATILFIIKTEPSLHEPMYIFLSFLAVIDLFLSTSTMPKMLMLLWFDRTEISFDACLIQMFLIPFLSAVESTILVAMAFDRFIAICHPLRHASILTNPLTAKIALMAVVRGALFFVPXFPLLIKRLPFCKNNVLSHSYCVHQDVMKLACADTTPNIVYGLLAILMVMGIDSLLIFLSYVMILRAVLKLASNKERLKTFNTCVSHLFAVLTFYLPLIGLSVIHRFGNSLAPIAHNYMGNVYLFIPPALNPIVYGAKTKQIRRRVLKIVHHIMVRS, translated from the exons ATGACTTTTTCCAATACTACTCTCTTGAGCCATTCTACCTTCATCCTGATCGGCATTCCTGGACTGGAAGGTGCACATATCTGGATCGCATTCCCTCTGTGTTCAATCTATATCATCACATTATTAGGAAATGCCACCATCCTCTTCATCATCAAGACAGAGCCAAGCCTCCATGAACCAATGTACATCTTCCTCTCTTTCCTGGCTGTCATTGATCTGTTCTTATCCACTTCCACTATGCCCAAAATGCTG ATGCTGCTGTGGTTTGATAGAACAGAAATCTCTTTTGATGCCTGTCTGATCCAGATGTTCTTGATTCCTTTCCTGTCAGCCGTTGAGTCTACAATTTTGGTGGCCATGGCTTTTGATCGCTTCATTGCCATATGTCATCCCCTGAGGCATGCTTCCATTCTAACCAATCCACTCACAGCCAAAATTGCTCTGATGGCAGTGGTCCGTGGTGCGCTGTTCTTTGTCCC CTTTCCCCTTCTGATTAAGAGGTTGCCCTTTTGCAAAAACAATGTTCTCTCACATTCTTATTGTGTGCACCAAGATGTAATGAAACTGGCCTGTGCTGATACAACCCCCAATATAGTATATGGTTTACTGGCCATTCTAATGGTCATGGGTATAGATTCATTGCTCATTTTCTTGTCCTATGTTATGATTTTAAGGGCAGTCCTGAAGCTTGCATCCAACAAGGAACGCCTTAAGACATTTAACACCTGCGTGTCCCATCTTTTTGCAGTCTTGACATTCTACCTTCCCCTGATTGGCTTATCGGTGATACACCGGTTTGGAAACAGCTTAGCTCCTATCGCTCATAATTATATGGGCAATGTCTACCTTTTTATCCCCCCTGCACTAAATCCTATAGTGTACGGTGCAAAAACCAAGCAGATCCGAAGAAGGGTACTGAAGATAGTCCATCATATTATGGTTAGATCTTGA